The following coding sequences are from one Arthrobacter sp. PvP023 window:
- a CDS encoding acyltransferase family protein has protein sequence MSIARALASPRRTGADTGTNRKSKFRPEIQGLRSLAVLMVVSYHVWFGRVSGGVDVFLLISAFLMTLQFVGKYEQGRPMALFKHWLHLFRRLLPAAVTVIVATLAASYLFLPRTRWLEIVDQAWASLFYYENALLQARAVDYYATDHSLASPFQHFWSLSIQGQIFILWPLTFAAAALLAVRFRLHYRVLLCYVFGAIFVVSLIYSILFTADNQAQAYFDTGARLWEFALGTLVALLLPGLRIPRGGRIALGWFGIAAMLCCGILLNVQAAFPGVAALWPTLAAASVIAAGQTGSRYGVDRILSSGPLVRLGDNSYALYLWHWPVLVIALAATGRDHAGPISGTIIIVLSMGLAFITTKFIEKPWREWGWPEVNRRRAVLAVAACVITAVVPLTAIQVQQHFAAEAAQAAAERNNPGAKALLPGFVDRSDSDAALLPTAEQLPLDWATLSGPCTGELEPDVDIVKDTCSQNQEADEPAKSVLVLGDSHAQQWLAAIGEVGQQKGWTVYAMLKGGCQVQPSTPELEQTNPDCARYNEAVREQIAKTPPDAIMVVGTAAAPSSPAEVLTPGLEESARSWSDQGIDVVAIRDNPRFDFNMADCVVTKGKDSPDCRLAVTDVLASESPFSALNGKVDGLSFVDMTDLICDGTSCPGVVGNTFVYLDNNHLTRTYVASMSAAFGERLMAATAWTD, from the coding sequence ATGTCCATAGCGAGAGCCCTGGCTTCGCCGCGCCGTACTGGCGCCGATACTGGAACGAACCGAAAATCGAAATTCAGGCCGGAAATCCAAGGCCTGCGCTCGCTCGCCGTGCTGATGGTGGTCAGCTACCACGTCTGGTTTGGCCGGGTTTCCGGCGGCGTTGACGTGTTTCTGCTAATTTCAGCCTTCCTCATGACGTTGCAGTTCGTGGGCAAATATGAGCAGGGCCGCCCGATGGCATTGTTCAAACACTGGCTGCACCTCTTCCGCCGACTGTTGCCCGCCGCTGTCACGGTGATAGTTGCCACGTTGGCAGCGAGCTACCTCTTTCTGCCACGAACCCGTTGGTTGGAGATTGTGGATCAAGCCTGGGCGTCCCTCTTCTACTATGAAAACGCGTTGCTCCAGGCCCGTGCGGTCGACTACTACGCCACCGACCACAGCCTGGCCAGCCCCTTCCAGCACTTTTGGTCGTTGTCCATCCAAGGTCAGATCTTCATTCTTTGGCCCTTGACTTTTGCCGCAGCTGCCCTGCTGGCAGTGCGGTTCCGGCTTCATTACCGCGTCCTGCTCTGCTACGTCTTTGGCGCCATCTTCGTGGTCTCGCTCATCTACTCGATTCTCTTCACCGCTGACAATCAAGCGCAGGCCTATTTCGACACTGGGGCGAGACTGTGGGAATTTGCCCTTGGCACCCTGGTAGCCTTGCTCCTCCCCGGGCTTCGGATTCCCCGAGGTGGGCGGATTGCTCTCGGCTGGTTTGGAATCGCGGCCATGCTGTGCTGTGGAATCTTACTCAACGTCCAGGCTGCCTTCCCCGGCGTGGCAGCGCTTTGGCCCACGCTCGCCGCCGCGAGCGTCATCGCAGCAGGCCAAACCGGGAGCCGCTATGGCGTAGACAGGATCCTGAGCAGCGGGCCGCTCGTCCGCTTAGGTGACAACTCATATGCCCTGTACCTGTGGCACTGGCCGGTGCTGGTCATCGCCTTGGCGGCGACAGGCCGCGACCATGCGGGTCCCATCTCCGGAACTATCATTATTGTGCTGTCGATGGGGCTGGCGTTCATCACCACCAAATTCATCGAGAAGCCTTGGCGCGAATGGGGGTGGCCCGAGGTAAACCGCCGTCGTGCAGTCCTGGCGGTGGCGGCATGCGTCATCACCGCTGTGGTCCCGTTGACGGCGATTCAAGTGCAGCAGCACTTTGCTGCCGAGGCGGCACAAGCCGCAGCAGAGAGAAACAATCCCGGCGCCAAGGCACTACTGCCGGGTTTTGTTGACCGGAGCGACAGCGATGCGGCGCTACTCCCTACAGCAGAGCAGCTTCCTTTGGATTGGGCTACCTTATCCGGTCCCTGCACTGGTGAACTGGAGCCCGATGTCGACATCGTCAAGGATACCTGCAGCCAAAACCAGGAAGCCGATGAGCCGGCTAAGTCCGTTTTGGTTCTCGGCGATTCGCACGCTCAGCAATGGCTTGCGGCCATCGGCGAAGTAGGTCAACAGAAGGGCTGGACTGTATACGCCATGCTCAAGGGCGGGTGCCAGGTTCAGCCCTCAACGCCGGAACTGGAACAAACCAACCCCGATTGCGCGCGCTACAACGAAGCGGTTCGGGAGCAGATTGCCAAAACCCCGCCCGACGCCATCATGGTTGTTGGGACCGCGGCCGCACCATCATCTCCGGCGGAAGTCCTCACCCCGGGACTTGAAGAAAGCGCTAGATCATGGAGCGACCAAGGAATCGATGTGGTTGCGATCCGGGACAACCCTCGTTTTGACTTCAACATGGCGGACTGCGTCGTGACCAAGGGCAAAGACAGCCCGGATTGCCGACTCGCCGTAACTGACGTCTTGGCCTCGGAGAGCCCGTTTTCTGCTTTGAACGGAAAAGTTGACGGCTTGTCCTTTGTGGACATGACGGACCTGATCTGTGATGGAACGTCCTGTCCGGGGGTGGTCGGAAACACTTTCGTGTACTTGGACAACAATCACCTCACCCGGACTTACGTCGCTAGCATGTCAGCAGCATTTGGGGAACGGCTCATGGCGGCGACGGCTTGGACAGACTAA
- a CDS encoding S8 family peptidase has translation MAKAASAPIRRHRILALSLAAAVGTLAFASSPVFATTETGDGSGPGPAAVQSPAVQAVAAGEAYTKFIVDYKESAANSTPNGRANAWGKAANAQGVTVKEVRTLATGGTLIEADKALAGQAAEDFMAGIAASGAVESVEPDARMTVALTPNDPRYGEQWDFTATNGMRIPGAWDVATGTGVTVAVIDTGITAHPDLDANVLPGYDFVSDATAARDGNGRDANAQDQGDWYAAGECGQTTAGNSSWHGTHVAGTVAAVTGNATGVAGVAPNAKVVPVRVLAKCGGSLSDIADAIIWSAGGTVSGIPANANPAKVINMSLGGSGSCGTTYQAAIDSAVSRGATVVVAAGNSNQDASGFRPANCNNVVSVAASNPSGSLSYYSNYGATVDLTAPGGDVRVTGGGILSTINTGTTTPSSAGYANYQGTSMAAPHVAGLAALMKSKTSSLTPAQVESTLKQGTRAMPGGCTTGCGAGLSDATKTMGLLGGTTPPPTGNLLLNPGFEEGAVSWTSDHADTFETGTNARTGSRFAGLNGWGQATSYKLDQAFAVPSSVSAASLSFYLKVQSDETTASSAYDTLKVQVISGGTTATLATYSNLNESTGYVQKQLDLSAYKGKSVTLRFLGVEDSSLSTYFFLDDTAVTTS, from the coding sequence TTGGCAAAAGCAGCAAGTGCACCTATCAGGCGCCATCGCATACTGGCCCTGTCGCTCGCGGCAGCAGTCGGGACCCTGGCCTTCGCGAGTTCACCGGTCTTCGCCACCACCGAAACCGGCGACGGTTCCGGCCCCGGACCCGCCGCAGTCCAGAGCCCGGCGGTGCAGGCAGTGGCCGCGGGCGAGGCCTATACGAAGTTCATCGTGGACTACAAGGAAAGTGCGGCCAACTCCACGCCAAACGGCCGCGCCAATGCCTGGGGCAAGGCAGCCAACGCGCAGGGCGTGACAGTGAAGGAAGTCCGCACCCTGGCTACCGGCGGAACGCTGATCGAGGCGGACAAGGCCCTGGCCGGGCAGGCGGCCGAGGACTTCATGGCCGGGATTGCGGCCTCGGGAGCGGTCGAATCCGTCGAGCCCGACGCGCGGATGACCGTGGCGCTCACACCCAACGACCCGCGCTATGGCGAGCAGTGGGACTTCACCGCGACGAACGGCATGCGGATTCCCGGCGCGTGGGACGTCGCCACCGGCACCGGCGTGACAGTGGCCGTGATCGACACCGGCATCACTGCCCACCCCGACCTGGACGCCAATGTGCTCCCCGGTTACGACTTTGTCTCCGACGCAACCGCTGCGCGGGACGGTAACGGCCGCGATGCCAACGCGCAGGACCAGGGCGACTGGTACGCCGCCGGCGAGTGCGGCCAGACGACGGCCGGCAACAGTTCCTGGCACGGCACCCACGTGGCCGGCACCGTGGCAGCCGTGACCGGCAACGCGACCGGAGTGGCAGGCGTGGCACCCAATGCCAAGGTGGTCCCTGTCCGCGTCCTCGCCAAGTGCGGCGGTTCCCTGTCCGACATCGCCGACGCGATCATCTGGTCAGCCGGCGGAACCGTCTCGGGTATCCCGGCCAACGCCAACCCGGCAAAGGTCATCAACATGAGCCTGGGCGGGTCCGGTTCCTGCGGCACTACTTACCAGGCGGCCATCGATTCCGCGGTTTCGCGGGGAGCCACCGTGGTGGTTGCCGCCGGCAACAGCAACCAGGATGCTTCCGGTTTCCGCCCGGCGAACTGCAACAACGTTGTGAGCGTGGCTGCGAGCAATCCGAGCGGCAGCCTTTCCTACTACTCCAACTACGGTGCCACGGTTGACCTGACTGCGCCGGGCGGAGACGTCAGGGTGACCGGCGGCGGAATCCTCTCCACCATCAACACCGGCACCACCACGCCGTCCTCCGCGGGCTACGCCAATTACCAGGGCACCTCCATGGCGGCTCCGCACGTGGCCGGGCTCGCCGCACTCATGAAATCCAAGACCTCCTCCCTCACCCCGGCCCAGGTCGAATCCACGCTCAAGCAGGGAACCCGCGCCATGCCGGGCGGTTGCACCACCGGCTGCGGCGCCGGCCTCTCCGACGCCACCAAGACCATGGGGCTACTGGGCGGGACCACTCCCCCGCCGACGGGCAATCTCCTGCTGAACCCCGGCTTCGAAGAGGGCGCTGTCTCATGGACCTCTGACCACGCCGACACATTTGAAACCGGAACGAACGCCCGGACCGGTTCCCGCTTCGCAGGACTCAACGGCTGGGGCCAGGCGACGTCCTACAAGCTGGACCAGGCATTCGCCGTCCCCTCCTCTGTGTCCGCCGCCTCGCTGTCCTTCTATTTGAAGGTGCAGTCCGACGAAACCACCGCCAGCTCGGCCTACGACACCCTCAAAGTCCAGGTGATCAGCGGCGGCACCACCGCCACGCTGGCCACGTACTCCAACCTCAACGAGTCCACCGGCTACGTGCAGAAGCAGCTGGACCTTTCCGCCTACAAGGGCAAGAGCGTGACACTGCGCTTCCTGGGTGTCGAGGATTCGTCACTGTCCACGTACTTCTTCCTCGACGACACCGCTGTGACCACGTCCTAG
- a CDS encoding acyltransferase family protein, which produces MATESTSGAGKVTTNKAARKEGYRPEVQGLRALAVLMVVTYHVWLGRVSGGVDIFLLISAFLLTLSFVRKVESGSPLKLVSHWLHLFKRLLPAAVVVILGVLAGTWALLPQSRWPDVLDQAWASLLYRQNWLLADSAVDYYAQDHSGASPLQHFWSLSIQGQVFILWPLVFAGIAVLHRVLRRPGISFRLLLALAFGVIFAASLAFSIDQTATNQAYAYFDTRTRLWEFALGSLLALALPYLKPGKLLRVILGWAGVAAMVSCGLLLTVDRSFPGFVALWPTLAAAAIIVAGQSGSRFGADRLLSWKPLVSLGDNSYALYLWHWPLLVLALAGTGIVSPNLVQGLAIVAASVVMAVLTTRFVEKPLREWHWPQRRVWRNAVVIVACGALLAGPVSLWQTKLTAEEAAAAAQPRELTPGAAVLTPENAGKPMPEARIIPAPVAMKNEWADIDGLCTDGNVPSDPLLSGCLQNSKPDVVTKRIVVLGDSHAQQYMAALGPIAKEHGWEVVTLLKGSCRFGAESAERDAECNAFNKASAAYVLEHKPDAVFTVASLTHTEAPFETEVPGYLEGIKPFTDAGMDVVGVRDNPRFGFNMPECVQKRGAAAEECNPPLGESLADSSPLDQYRGKVAGLHLMDMSDFICADGICPAVVGNVYVYKDDNHLTKTYVQSMIPMFEQRLLAATGWT; this is translated from the coding sequence ATGGCTACGGAATCGACAAGCGGAGCCGGGAAAGTCACCACGAACAAGGCAGCCAGGAAGGAGGGGTACCGCCCCGAGGTCCAGGGCCTCCGCGCCCTCGCAGTACTGATGGTGGTCACGTACCACGTCTGGCTGGGCCGGGTGTCCGGCGGCGTGGACATCTTCCTGCTTATCTCCGCGTTCCTGCTCACCCTCTCCTTCGTGCGGAAGGTGGAAAGCGGCAGCCCGCTCAAGCTGGTCAGCCACTGGCTGCACCTGTTCAAGCGGCTGCTGCCTGCCGCCGTCGTCGTTATCCTGGGTGTCCTCGCCGGCACCTGGGCACTACTTCCGCAAAGCCGCTGGCCGGACGTCCTGGACCAGGCCTGGGCCTCACTGCTCTACCGGCAGAACTGGCTGCTCGCGGACTCGGCGGTTGACTACTATGCCCAGGACCACTCCGGCGCGAGCCCCCTGCAACATTTCTGGTCACTGTCCATCCAGGGGCAGGTGTTTATCCTGTGGCCCCTGGTGTTTGCCGGAATAGCCGTGCTGCACCGGGTCCTGCGCCGGCCCGGGATCAGTTTCCGCCTGCTGCTGGCCCTTGCCTTCGGCGTGATCTTTGCGGCCTCGCTGGCTTTCTCCATTGACCAGACGGCCACCAACCAGGCCTACGCCTACTTTGATACCAGGACCAGGCTGTGGGAGTTCGCACTGGGCTCCCTTCTGGCTCTCGCACTTCCTTACCTGAAGCCGGGAAAGCTCCTTCGGGTCATCCTCGGCTGGGCGGGCGTGGCGGCCATGGTGTCCTGCGGCCTGCTGCTGACAGTGGACCGGTCCTTTCCCGGTTTCGTGGCACTGTGGCCCACGCTGGCGGCGGCGGCAATCATTGTAGCCGGCCAGAGCGGCAGCCGCTTTGGTGCCGACCGCCTCCTCAGCTGGAAACCCCTCGTGTCACTTGGTGACAACTCCTACGCACTGTACCTGTGGCACTGGCCGCTGCTGGTCCTGGCCCTCGCCGGCACAGGAATTGTCTCGCCCAACCTCGTCCAGGGTCTTGCGATCGTGGCGGCCTCCGTGGTGATGGCCGTCCTTACCACCCGGTTCGTGGAGAAACCGCTGCGTGAATGGCACTGGCCGCAACGTCGGGTCTGGCGTAACGCCGTCGTGATTGTGGCGTGCGGAGCCCTGCTCGCCGGGCCGGTGTCACTGTGGCAGACCAAACTGACCGCCGAGGAAGCAGCCGCCGCGGCACAGCCCAGGGAACTGACGCCGGGCGCCGCCGTGCTGACGCCCGAAAACGCGGGCAAGCCAATGCCGGAGGCCAGGATCATTCCGGCGCCGGTTGCCATGAAGAATGAGTGGGCGGATATCGACGGCCTCTGCACCGACGGCAATGTGCCCAGTGATCCGCTGCTGTCGGGCTGCCTGCAGAACAGCAAGCCCGACGTTGTCACCAAGCGGATCGTGGTGCTGGGCGACTCTCATGCACAGCAATACATGGCAGCCCTGGGTCCGATCGCCAAGGAGCACGGCTGGGAAGTGGTCACGCTCCTCAAGGGCAGCTGCCGCTTCGGTGCGGAGTCGGCCGAGCGCGATGCTGAGTGCAACGCCTTCAATAAAGCCAGCGCCGCATACGTGCTTGAACACAAACCGGATGCCGTATTCACAGTCGCGTCCCTCACCCACACTGAGGCGCCGTTCGAAACCGAAGTCCCCGGCTACCTGGAGGGCATCAAGCCGTTCACGGATGCCGGGATGGACGTCGTCGGCGTGCGCGACAATCCGCGGTTCGGGTTCAACATGCCGGAGTGCGTGCAAAAGAGGGGAGCCGCCGCGGAGGAATGCAATCCGCCGCTCGGTGAATCGCTCGCCGACTCGTCACCGCTGGACCAATACCGCGGCAAGGTGGCCGGCCTCCACCTGATGGACATGAGCGACTTCATCTGCGCGGACGGAATCTGCCCGGCAGTGGTGGGCAACGTCTATGTCTACAAGGACGACAACCACCTGACCAAAACGTATGTGCAGAGCATGATTCCCATGTTCGAGCAACGGCTGCTGGCCGCCACCGGCTGGACCTAA
- a CDS encoding ABC transporter ATP-binding protein: MSQPRHPAELNPKRDAQRRLAVRPYARAVAQVLRVSFRASPAAVVMKVVGSLISALLPLVTTYFAALTTTALAAAYAGDAAEGQRAIVYVIITAALGLFWGAFSSVDRYIQQLMSFRVGAIVGDLMYERFLALEFWRYDDKETVDLYDRAKRFSDSYARVLDRIAAIFTQLVSVILAVGALLLVSWWIAVIVLVAIVPSVYLQFKLSREQIAHWNTQVDSRRQRRMIETNLLRPQHIAEMRLYGIVGYLMGLRSRLRDADEKRRLDFQKRYIPKQLAADALQYGAEVVSLIWVVGQIIARAQPVGQFLYVQQIVSRALSTANNLVSSLSSIDEDLANLKDYELFMALPVHSEHAPPLLQAPKTVELRDIRFTYTGSDIEVIRGITITIREGQHIAIVGENGAGKSTLIRILAGLYRPDSGQVMLDGVDLAAVDVKSWHRHLAVLSQEFLKYEFATAAENILFGDVDSPRDDERIRRAASDAEALEFITKLPNGLDNHVSNWMEDPRGRKGSGLSGGQWQRLAMARNFYRNASFMVMDEPTSAIDALAEHRIFTRLFADRSSTIIAISHRLATIEKADIVYMLEDGRVVEQGTHRELVALRGRYFRMFESQLTVDEAEGI; the protein is encoded by the coding sequence ATGTCCCAACCACGCCATCCCGCCGAACTGAACCCGAAAAGGGACGCTCAGCGGCGGCTGGCCGTGCGGCCCTACGCCCGTGCCGTGGCGCAGGTATTGCGGGTCAGCTTCCGGGCCTCGCCCGCCGCCGTCGTAATGAAGGTGGTCGGCTCGCTGATCTCGGCGCTGCTGCCCCTGGTCACCACCTACTTTGCCGCGCTGACCACCACCGCGCTGGCTGCCGCGTACGCCGGTGACGCCGCCGAGGGGCAGCGGGCGATCGTCTACGTCATCATCACCGCCGCGCTGGGTCTCTTCTGGGGCGCCTTCAGCAGTGTGGACCGCTACATCCAGCAGCTCATGAGCTTCAGGGTGGGGGCCATCGTGGGGGACCTCATGTACGAGCGGTTCCTGGCACTCGAGTTCTGGCGGTACGACGACAAGGAAACGGTGGACCTGTACGACCGCGCCAAGCGGTTCTCGGATTCCTATGCCCGGGTCCTGGACCGGATCGCCGCGATCTTCACGCAGCTGGTCTCGGTGATCCTGGCGGTCGGAGCGCTGCTGCTGGTGAGCTGGTGGATCGCCGTGATCGTCCTGGTGGCCATCGTCCCCAGCGTCTACCTGCAGTTCAAACTCTCGCGTGAACAGATCGCCCACTGGAACACGCAGGTGGACTCCCGCCGCCAGCGCCGCATGATCGAAACCAACCTCCTCCGTCCCCAGCACATTGCCGAGATGCGCCTGTACGGGATCGTCGGGTACCTCATGGGACTTCGTTCCCGCCTCCGGGACGCCGACGAGAAGCGGCGGCTGGATTTCCAGAAGCGCTACATCCCCAAGCAGCTCGCGGCTGATGCCCTGCAGTACGGTGCTGAGGTTGTTTCGCTGATCTGGGTGGTGGGCCAGATCATCGCCCGTGCCCAGCCGGTGGGCCAGTTCCTCTACGTCCAGCAGATCGTCAGCAGGGCGCTGTCCACGGCGAACAACCTTGTTTCCTCGCTCAGCTCCATCGACGAGGACCTGGCGAACCTGAAAGACTACGAGCTCTTTATGGCGTTGCCGGTTCACTCCGAGCATGCCCCGCCCCTGTTGCAGGCGCCGAAGACCGTGGAGTTGAGGGATATCCGGTTCACGTACACAGGCAGCGACATCGAGGTGATCCGCGGGATCACCATCACCATCCGCGAGGGCCAGCACATCGCCATCGTGGGGGAGAACGGTGCCGGCAAGTCCACCCTGATCCGGATTCTCGCCGGGCTCTACCGCCCGGACTCGGGCCAGGTGATGCTCGACGGCGTGGACCTCGCCGCCGTCGACGTGAAATCCTGGCACCGCCATCTGGCGGTACTAAGCCAGGAATTCCTCAAGTATGAGTTCGCCACTGCGGCGGAGAACATTCTCTTTGGCGACGTCGATTCGCCACGGGACGATGAGCGGATCCGGCGGGCGGCGTCCGACGCCGAGGCCCTCGAGTTCATCACCAAACTGCCCAACGGCCTGGACAACCACGTGAGCAACTGGATGGAGGATCCCCGCGGGCGAAAGGGCAGCGGACTGAGCGGCGGCCAGTGGCAGCGGCTCGCGATGGCCCGGAACTTCTACCGGAATGCCTCCTTCATGGTGATGGACGAGCCGACGTCGGCGATTGATGCCCTCGCCGAACACCGGATCTTCACCCGGCTCTTCGCCGACCGCAGCAGCACCATCATCGCCATCAGCCACCGGCTCGCCACGATCGAAAAAGCGGACATCGTTTACATGCTCGAAGACGGCAGGGTCGTGGAACAGGGAACCCACCGCGAACTGGTGGCTCTCCGCGGAAGGTACTTCCGGATGTTCGAATCCCAGCTCACAGTGGACGAGGCCGAGGGGATCTGA
- a CDS encoding GuaB3 family IMP dehydrogenase-related protein — MTYEIEIGRGKRGRRAYSLDDIAIVPNRRTRDPKDVSVSWQIDAYKFDMPVIAAPMDSAMSPETAIALGRLGGLGVLDLEGLWTRYEDPQSVLDQIGALEDETNSPAVTRRMQELYQAPIQPELITSRLAEIRAAGVTVAGSLTPQRTQEHYKTVVAAGVDIFVIRGTTVSAEHVSKDHEPLNLKQFIYELDVPVIVGGAAGYTPALHLMRTGAAGVLVGFGGGATTTTRRALGIHSPMASAISDVAAARRDYMDESGGRYVHVIADGGMGSSGDIVKAIAMGADAVMLGSALARAEEAPGKGWHWGQEAHHLELPRGDRVNVGTVGPLEEVLFGPGHHTSGTSNLIGALRRSMATTGYSDLKEFQRVDVVVSPYSGN; from the coding sequence GTGACTTATGAGATTGAGATTGGCCGTGGCAAGCGTGGGCGTCGTGCCTACTCCCTGGATGACATCGCGATCGTCCCCAACCGTCGGACGCGTGATCCCAAGGACGTTTCGGTCTCGTGGCAGATAGATGCCTACAAGTTCGACATGCCGGTCATCGCCGCGCCCATGGATTCAGCGATGTCCCCCGAGACCGCCATTGCCCTGGGCCGCCTCGGCGGACTGGGCGTGCTGGACCTCGAAGGACTGTGGACCCGCTATGAGGACCCCCAGTCGGTACTCGACCAGATCGGGGCGCTGGAGGACGAGACCAACAGCCCCGCCGTCACCCGCCGGATGCAGGAGCTCTACCAGGCGCCCATCCAGCCGGAACTGATTACGTCCCGCCTGGCCGAAATCCGTGCCGCCGGTGTGACCGTTGCCGGCTCGCTGACTCCGCAGCGCACCCAGGAACACTACAAGACCGTCGTGGCCGCCGGCGTGGACATCTTCGTGATCCGTGGAACCACAGTGTCCGCCGAGCACGTCTCCAAGGACCATGAACCGCTGAACCTCAAGCAGTTCATCTACGAGCTCGATGTTCCGGTGATCGTGGGCGGCGCCGCCGGCTACACCCCGGCCCTGCACCTTATGCGCACCGGTGCCGCAGGCGTGCTGGTGGGATTCGGCGGCGGTGCCACCACCACAACGCGCCGTGCCCTGGGAATCCACTCACCCATGGCTTCGGCGATTTCCGACGTCGCCGCCGCCCGCCGCGACTACATGGATGAGTCAGGCGGCCGTTACGTTCACGTGATTGCCGACGGCGGCATGGGATCGTCCGGCGATATCGTCAAGGCCATCGCCATGGGCGCTGACGCCGTGATGCTCGGCAGCGCCCTGGCGCGCGCCGAAGAAGCGCCGGGCAAGGGCTGGCACTGGGGCCAGGAGGCACACCACCTGGAGCTGCCGCGTGGCGACAGGGTCAACGTTGGCACCGTGGGTCCGCTGGAAGAGGTCCTCTTCGGACCGGGGCACCACACCAGCGGCACGTCCAACCTGATCGGCGCCCTCCGCCGCTCCATGGCGACCACCGGCTATTCGGACCTGAAGGAATTCCAGCGGGTCGACGTCGTCGTTTCCCCCTACTCCGGAAACTGA
- the guaB gene encoding IMP dehydrogenase, which produces MTQPEHNPFGFIGLTYDDVLLLPGHTDVIPSEADTSSRISKRITVQTPLLSAAMDTVTESRMAIAMARQGGLGVVHRNLSIQDQADQVDRVKRSESGMITNPLTIGPEATLAELDEICSHYRVSGLPVVDEGMRLLGIVTNRDTRFVPEADFPIRLVSDVMTKMPLVTGHVGISREEASHKLATNKIEKLPLVDDQGRLKGLITTKDFTKAEQYPLATKDDEGRLRVGAAIGFFGDGWERAMTLVDAGVDALFVDTANGHSQGVLDMIRRLKSDPVAAHVDIIGGQAATREGAQALIDAGADGIKVGVGPGSICTTRVVAGVGVPQITAIYESAKAAIPAGVPLIADGGLQYSGDIGKALVAGADTVMLGSLLAGCDESPGELIFVNGKQFKSYRGMGSLGAMQTRGKNTSYSKDRYFQADVSGDDKLIPEGIEGRVAYRGPLASVAYQLVGGLRQTMFYTGAPTVAELKARGKFVRITPAGLKESHPHDIQMTVEAPNYGSR; this is translated from the coding sequence ATGACCCAGCCCGAGCACAACCCGTTCGGCTTTATCGGCCTGACCTACGACGACGTCCTGCTCCTGCCCGGACACACCGACGTCATCCCGTCAGAAGCAGACACGTCCTCGCGCATCTCCAAGCGCATCACTGTCCAGACGCCGCTGTTGTCCGCTGCCATGGACACCGTCACCGAGTCCCGCATGGCCATCGCCATGGCCCGCCAGGGCGGCCTGGGCGTGGTCCACCGCAACCTGTCCATCCAGGACCAGGCCGATCAGGTGGACCGTGTGAAGCGCAGCGAATCCGGGATGATCACCAACCCGCTGACCATCGGGCCGGAAGCTACCCTGGCTGAACTGGACGAAATCTGCTCGCACTACCGCGTGTCCGGCCTGCCGGTGGTGGACGAGGGCATGCGGCTCCTCGGTATTGTCACCAACCGCGACACCCGCTTCGTGCCGGAAGCGGATTTCCCGATCCGCCTTGTCAGCGACGTCATGACCAAGATGCCCCTGGTCACCGGGCACGTGGGTATCAGCCGCGAGGAAGCCTCGCACAAGCTCGCCACCAACAAGATCGAAAAGCTTCCGCTGGTTGACGACCAGGGCCGGCTCAAGGGCCTCATCACCACCAAGGACTTCACGAAAGCCGAGCAATACCCGCTTGCCACCAAGGATGACGAAGGCCGGCTGCGCGTCGGCGCCGCCATCGGCTTCTTCGGTGACGGCTGGGAACGTGCCATGACCCTCGTTGACGCCGGCGTGGACGCCTTGTTCGTGGACACCGCCAACGGACACTCCCAGGGCGTGCTGGACATGATCCGCCGGCTGAAGTCCGACCCCGTGGCCGCGCACGTGGACATCATCGGCGGCCAGGCTGCCACCCGCGAAGGCGCCCAGGCGCTCATCGACGCCGGCGCCGACGGCATCAAGGTGGGCGTGGGCCCTGGCTCCATCTGCACCACGCGTGTAGTGGCCGGCGTGGGCGTTCCGCAGATCACCGCCATTTACGAGTCCGCGAAGGCGGCCATCCCGGCCGGCGTCCCGCTGATTGCCGACGGCGGCCTGCAGTACTCGGGCGACATCGGCAAGGCGCTGGTTGCCGGCGCCGACACCGTGATGCTCGGTTCCCTGCTGGCCGGTTGTGACGAATCACCCGGCGAGCTCATCTTCGTGAACGGCAAGCAGTTCAAGAGCTACCGCGGCATGGGTTCCCTTGGAGCCATGCAGACCCGCGGAAAGAACACGTCCTACTCCAAGGACCGCTACTTCCAGGCCGACGTCTCGGGCGACGACAAGCTGATTCCGGAAGGCATCGAAGGCCGTGTGGCCTACCGCGGCCCGCTGGCATCCGTTGCGTACCAGCTGGTGGGCGGCCTCCGCCAGACCATGTTCTACACCGGTGCTCCCACCGTTGCCGAGCTGAAGGCGCGGGGCAAATTCGTCCGGATCACGCCGGCCGGCCTCAAGGAATCCCACCCGCATGACATCCAGATGACGGTGGAAGCCCCGAACTACGGCTCACGCTAG